One Oryza brachyantha chromosome 3, ObraRS2, whole genome shotgun sequence DNA segment encodes these proteins:
- the LOC102722380 gene encoding MADS-box transcription factor 14, whose product MGRGKVQLKRIENKINRQVTFSKRRSGLLKKANEISVLCDAEVALIIFSTKGKLYEYATDSCMDKILERYERYSYAEKVLISAESETQGNWCHEYRKLKAKVETIQKCQKHLMGEDLESLNLKELQQLEQQLENSLKHIRSRKSQLMLESINELQRKERSLQEENKVLQKELVEKQKVQKQQVQWDQTQPQTSSSSSSFMMREALPTTNMSNYPAAAGERAEDHVGGQPQQGRIGLPPWMLSHISG is encoded by the exons ATGGGGCGCGGCAAGGTGCAGCTGAAGCGGATCGAGAACAAGATCAACCGGCAGGTGACCTTCTCCAAGCGCCGGTCGGGGCTGCTCAAGAAGGCGAATGAGATCTCCGTGCTCTGCGACGCCGAGGTCGCGCTCATCATCTTCTCCACCAAGGGCAAGCTCTACGAGTACGCCACCGACTCATG TATGGACAAAATTCTTGAACGTTACGAGCGCTACTCCTATGCAGAAAAGGTCCTTATCTCAGCTGAATCTGAAACTCAG GGCAACTGGTGCCACGAATATAGGAAACTGAAGGCTAAGGTTGAAACAATACAGAAATGTCAAAA GCATCTCATGGGAGAGGATCTTGAATCTTTGAATCTCAAAGAGCTGCAGCAACTGGAGCAGCAGCTGGAAAATTCATTGAAACATATCAGATCCAGAAAG AGCCAACTTATGCTTGAGTCCATTAACGAGCTTCAACGGAAG GAGAGGTCGCTGCAGGAAGAGAATAAAGTTCTGCAGAAAGAG CTCGTGGAGAAGCAGAAAGTCCAGAAGCAACAAGTGCAATGGGACCAGACACAACCTCAAACAAGTTCCTCGTCATCCTCCTTCATGATGAGGGAAGCCCTACCAACAACTAATATGAG TAACTACCCTGCGGCAGCAGGCGAAAGGGCAGAAGACCATGTAGGAGGGCAGCCGCAGCAGGGTCGCATTGGGCTGCCGCCATGGATGCTGAGCCACATCAGCGGCTAA
- the LOC102722100 gene encoding uncharacterized protein LOC102722100: protein MSWGRFRRTPFHSGIPAMARCSRHKPETPVVVIDEEDDLGAGDGPSDEEVFIIDGDAAKGRVASGCKTKRGNSSNSNVINLDDDEDEEGGGGVDRAGPSNARAAGSPAATTPGRVSPRNRYGLDYISDSYESDWSEGDPDGDGSSDCEILDDTSGTARKQWETAASKRCMPQGRWKCKNGMANTSASSAESSTQPEESAEFHMSEGTWKYYSNVSKEGGVNSTNGATYGAKPSTPDVHECPKDNASNVNEAEDCNATSRIDPEPACNDEVTHSQNGVVPEKTTERSQSQHLDEEYTSYSFVSANRVFPACSSSNWYDTSPIFVSTPENPDGTSSQKDEMSTDAHNKSTTKSKEKCSAPDNGSLNGQLSKDSPFSSRCSCSRQSGKNSAQLGANWCLCAAASNKNASANVILGDFTSPQKDLVDGPEKPGLSAMVKDAPDILDGLVVQREKHKESDEYKRAEEEEWASRQHQLRIQAEEAQRLRKRKKAEALRLLDMEKRQKQRLQEVRESQRKNEEDIQLKEKYRGVVRLELESMERRYIDMASILSALGISVVNGKIKAAYKQALLKFHPDRVSRSDMYQQVKAEETFKFISRLKEKLLL, encoded by the exons ATGTCGTGGGGGCGCTTCCGCCGCACCCCGTTCCATTCGGGGAtcccggcgatggcgaggtgCTCCAGGCACAAGCCCGAGACACCTGTGGTGGTCATCGACGAAGAGGATGACCTAGGTGCTGGTGACGGTCCTTCCGACGAGGAGGTTTTCATAATCGATGGTGATGCGGCGAAGGGCCGGGTGGCTTCTGGGTGTAAGACCAAGAGAGGGAACAGCTCCAATAGTAATGTGATTAACTtagatgatgatgaggatgaggagggGGGTGGTGGTGTTGATAGGGCAGGCCCTAGCAATGCCCGTGCAGCTGGTTCTCCAGCAGCGACGACACCTGGCCGGGTTTCCCCGAGAAACAGATATGGGCTGGATTATATTTCTGACAGCTATGAGAGCGATTGGTCCGAAGGGGACCCTGATGGAGATGGCAGCTCGGATTGTGAGATTCTTGATGACACCTCTGGGACGGCTCGCAAACAGTGGGAGACAGCTGCATCAAAAAGGTGTATGCCTCAAGGTCGCTGGAAGTGTAAAAATGGTATGGCTAATACATCTGCATCAAGTGCTGAGTCAAGCACACAACCAGAAGAAAGTGCAGAATTCCATATGAGCGAGGGCACCTGGAAGTATTATAGTAACGTATCGAAGGAAGGTGGGGTAAACAGTACAAATGGTGCAACATATGGTGCTAAACCTTCAACCCCAGATGTACATGAATGCCCAAAGGACAATGCTTCCAATGTAAACGAAGCTGAAGACTGCAATGCCACCTCCAGAATTGATCCTGAACCAGCTTGTAATGATGAAGTAACTCATTCCCAGAATGGCGTTGTGCCTGAAAAAACCACAGAAAGAAGTCAGTCTCAGCACCTAGATGAAGAATATACAAGCTACAGCTTTGTCTCAGCCAACAGGGTTTTTCCTGCATGCTCCTCATCAAATTGGTATGATACAAGTCCAATATTTGTCAGTACTCCTGAAAACCCGGATGGCACTTCTTCACAAAAGGATGAAATGTCAACGGATGCTCACAACAAAAGCACCACAAAGAGCAAAGAGAAGTGTTCTGCACCAGATAATGGTTCTCTCAATGGTCAACTATCAAAAGATTCACCCTTTTCTAGCAGATGCAGCTGCTCAAGGCAATCTGGAAAGAACTCTGCACAACTAGGGGCAAACTGGTGTTTATGTGCTGCTGCCTCCAATAAGAATGCTTCTGCAAATGTCATATTGGGAGATTTCACGTCACCTCAGAAGGATTTGGTGGATGGTCCTGAAAAACCAGGCCTGTCTGCCATGGTTAAGGATGCTCCAGACATTCTGGATGGTTTAGTAGTTCAACGTGAAAAGCACAAAGAATCTGATGAGTACAAACGAGCAGAAGAGGAGGAGTGGGCATCCAGACAGCATCAATTGCGAATACAG GCTGAGGAGGCACAGAGGTTgcggaagagaaagaaagcagAAGCACTGCGATTACTTGACATGGAGAAGAGACAAAAACAAAGATTACAGGAAGTCCGTGAATCACAGAGAAAG aaTGAAGAAGATATAcaactaaaagaaaaatacagagGAGTGGTAAGGTTGGAGCTTGAAAGTATGGAAAGAAGATACATTGATATGGCTTCAATACTGAGTGCATTAGGCATCTCTGTTGTAAATGGCAAG attaaaGCTGCCTACAAGCAGGCTCTTTTGAAATTCCATCCGGACAGAGTATCAAGAAGTGATATGTACCAACAGGTCAAAGCAGAAGAGACATTCAAGTTTATTTCACGCCTGAAAGAGAAGCTGCTTCTCTAA